Genomic DNA from Paraconexibacter algicola:
CTGTTCTTCGACAAGGCGACCGGACCGGACGGGTTCATCCCCGAGGCGATCATGTCGCCCGACCAGGCGAGCCTCATGCGCCTGATCGTCATGGGCCTGGTGCTGATGCTGTTGATGATCTTCCGCCCGCAGGGCATCTTCGGAGACCGAAAGGAGCTGGCGATCGATGGCCGCTGAGCCGACCGCCGAGAGGACCGACGCGATCCTCGTCGCGGACAACGTCAGCCGCACGTTCGGGGGCCTCGCGGCCGTCGACGTCGAGCACTTCGAGATCCAGCGGGGCAAGATCACCGCCCTCATCGGGCCCAACGGCGCGGGGAAGACGACGTTCTTCAACCTGCTCACCGGCTTCGACGAGCCCGACACCGGCACCTGGGCGTTCAACGGCCAGCAGCTCGCGGGCGTCCCGCCGCACAAGGTCGCCCGCCGGGGCATGGTCCGGACGTTCCAGCTGACGAAGGTGCTGTCGCGCCTGACCGTCATCGAGAACATGCGCCTGGGCGCGACCGGGCAGCGCGGCGAGCGGCTGCTGCCGAGCCTCGTGAAGAGCCTGTGGTCCGGCGAGGAGGACGCGAACACCAAGCGCGCGGACGAGCTGCTCCAGCGGTTCAAGCTCGACGCCAAGCGCGAGGACTTCGCCGGCTCGCTCTCGGGCGGGCAGCGCAAGCTGCTGGAGATGGCCCGCGCGCTGATGGTCGACCCGGAGCTGATCATGCTCGACGAGCCGATGGCGGGCGTGAACCCGGCGCTGAAGCAGTCGCTGCTCGGCCACGTGAAGTCGCTGCGCGACGAGGGCCGCACCGTCCTGTTCGTCGAGCACGACATGGACATGGTCCGGGACATCTCCGACTGGGTCGTCGTCATGGCGGCCGGGAAGATCGTCTCCGAGGGCCCGCCGGACACCGTGATGTCCGACCCGGCGGTCATCGACGCCTACCTCGGCGCGCACCACGACATGGACCTCGACGGCGAGGCCGAGGCGACGATCCTCGCCGACGCCGAGGCCGAACTCGAAGAGCAGATCGCCGAGCAGGAGAGCGAGAAGAGCGAATGACCGTCGACGTCACCTCTCCCGAGGGCGCGCTGCTGCGCGCGGACAACCTCATCGCCGGCTACCTGCCGGGCGTGAACATCCTCAACGGTGCGAGCCTGCACTGCCACGAGGGCGAGCTCATCGGGATCATCGGTCCCAACGGCGCGGGCAAGTCCACGTTCCTGAAGGCGCTGTTCGGGCTCGTGAACATCCACGAGGGGACCGTCACCCTGCGCGGCGAGAGCATCACCGGGCTGCGCGCCGACAAGCTCGTCGCCGCGGGCGTCGGGTTCGTGCCGCAGACGAACAACGTCTTCCCGTCGCTGACGGTCGGCGAGAACCTCGAGATGGGCGTGTACCTCGACCCGTCGAAGTTCGAGCAGCAGTACGCGTACGTCAGCGAGATCTTCCCCCGCCTGGCCGAGCGGCGCGACCAGCGCGCCGGCTCGCTGTCCGGCGGCGAGCGCCAGATGGTCGCGATGGGCCGCGCGCTGATGATGAGCCCGTCGGTGCTGCTGCTGGACGAGCCGTCCGCCGGCCTCTCCCCCGCCCTGCAGGACGAGGTGTTCCTGCGCACGAAGACCATCAACGAGGCGGGCGTCTCGGTGATCATGGTCGAGCAGAACGCGCGCCGCTGCCTGCAGGTCTGCGATCGCGGCTACGTCCTGGACCAGGGCAAGGACGCCTACACGGCCAGCGGCCGCCAGCTCATGAACGACCCGAAGGTCATCGAGCTGTACCTCGGCACGCTCGCCAAGAGCGTCTCCTAGCCGCGCTCGCGGCCCCCGCTTCCCGCGCCCCGGCCCGCTCCCGCGGTCCGGGGCGCCGTCGCGTCCGGGGCCGGGAACGGGCCCGGGAACGGCCGAGGGCCCGGGAGACCCGGGCCCTCGTCCACTGCTGCGGGTGTCGCGTGACTACTCGACGACGCCCGTGATGTACTCGAGGTTCTTGTAGTTGTTGTCGTCCTCGTACTCGAAGATGCCGATCGTGGCCTTCGAGGGCGAGCCGGTGTCGTTGAGGTCCACCGGGCCGGAGACACCGTCGTAGTCGATGTCCTTGCCGTCCGCGAGGAGCGCCTTGCAGGCCTCGAACGTCTCGCACTTCTCGCCGTCACGCGAGATCGCGACGAGCTGCGACGCGATGCTCTTGCCCGAGTCGTCCTTGGCCGCCTCGGCCGCGAGCGCGGTCATGATCGTGGCGTCGTAGGACTCCGGCCCGTAGGTGAAGTCCTTGAGCTTCGGGTCGACCTCGAGCATGCGCTCCTTGAAGTCGTCCTTCAGCTCGGCGCCCGGGTAGGTGGCCTTGATGCCGGTCAGCGTGCCCTTGGGGAAGTCCTTGCCGTAGTCGGCGGTGTTGCCGTCGACGAAGTAGGTCTGGACGTCCTCCGGGCCGATGCCCGCGGACTCGAAGCCCGGGATGATCTTCGTGGTCTCGTTGAACGCGATCAGGACGATGGCGTCCGGCTTGGCGTCCTTGATCTTCTGGATCTCGGACGTGTACGACGTCGCGTCGACGCTGTACAGGACCTTCGCGGCGACCTTGCCGCCCTGGTCGGTGATGGTCTTCTCGACGTTGTCGGCCAGCGCCTCGCCGTACGCCTCCTGGCGGGCCAGGATGGCGACGTTCTTGGCGCCGTCCTTCAGGACCAGGTTGCCGAGGACGTTGCCCTGGAGCACGTCGGACGGCGCGGTCCGGAAGTAGAGGCCCTTGTCGTCGTAGGTGTCGAACGCGGTCGACGTGTTGGCCGGCGAGAACTGCACGACGCCGGCGCTCGTGATCTTGTCGATGACCGACAGGGAGACGCTGGAGCTCGCGGCGCCGATGATCGAGTCGGCCTTGCCCGCGAGGAGCTTGTCGACGGAGCCCGGAGCGATCTTCGGGGTGCCGTCGCCGGAGTCCGCCTTCACCTGCGTGACGTCCTTGCCGAGCACGCCACCAGCGGCGTTGATGTCCTTGACCGCGAGGTCCACGCCCGCGAACTCGGGCGGCCCGAGGAAGGCGAGGTCGCCGGTCGACGGGAGCAGCGTGCCGACGACGAGCTGACCGTCGCCCTTGCTGGTCTCCGCGGCCGCCGTCGAAGTCGTGCCGGTGCTCGCGGTCTCGCTCTCCTCGTCATCGCCACAGGCGGCGATTCCGAGTGCTCCCACGGCAAGGACGGCGGCGATGTTCGCCGTACGGAAACTGCGCTTCATAGATCCTCCGGATCGGAACGAATGGAGTGTCCGCGCCGGGACCCCGGCGAAGACGCCCGCAGTATCTTTGTTTCGCGGGTGTGAAGCAACCTCCCGCGGCGGCAGATCGGTCCACACCGGTTTGTACACCGTGACGGTCCCCGGTCCGCTTGTCCCGCGCGGGACGCGGCGACGTCCGATGTCAGTCGCCGGACGGCAGGACCGCGTCGACGACGAGGCGCTCCCCGTCGAGGCGGCGGACCGCGAAGCGGTCGAGCGTCGTGTCGCCCGTGCGCGTGATCGAGTACGTCCCGAGCGCCGAACGGCGGTCGCGGACGTCGAGGATCGCGTCGATCACCGCCTGGCGGTCGTTGCCGCGCTCCCCGGCGGCCTCGATGCCCAGCAGGACGAGCTTCATCGCCTCGTAGCCGTAGATGGCGGCCGGGTCCGGCTCGCGCCCGTACCGCTCCCGGTAGGTACGCAGGAACGCCCGCCCGGAGGCCGGGAGGTTCTCCGCGTCGAGCTCGGGGCTCGTCAGCACCAGCCGCTGCGCGACCGCGCCGAGCCGCGCGACGACCTCGGCCTGCGGCGCCCCGGTGGCGAACAGGCGCACCGACGGCGCGCGGGTGCCGAGCACGCGCAGCAGCGCGACCGCCCGGCGGTCGACCTCGCCGCCGTAGAACAGGCAGTCGGCCCCGGACTCGAGCAGGCGCTCGGCCTCGTCGTCGGCGACGTCGCGGTCGAGGTCGACGTCCTCGGTCTTCGCGATCTTCAGCTCCTGCCGCGGCGCGGCGAGCGTGACCGCGTCGGCGATGCCGCGGCCGTCGAGCGAGCGGTCGTGCAGCACGAACAGGGACGTGCACTCGCGCTCGGCCAGCAGGCCCGCGGCGGCGTCGGCGTGGGCGGCGTCGTCGGGCACGACGCGCGCGAACGTGCGACGCCCCGACGGGTAGTACTTGTCGGGCTCGCCCTTGGCGGCGCCGTCGGCCTGCGTGAGGCCGGTGTAGCTCGCCAGCGGCGAGACCTGCGGGACCGTCGCCTGGTTGAGGACCGGGATCGAGACCGCGGAGGACGCCCCGTCGAGGCCGCCGAGGAAGGCGATCGCGGTCTTGTCGCGGGCGGCGGTCTGCGCGTTGGCGATGACCTTCTCCGGGTCGGAGCCCGGGCCGTCGGTGGAGCCGTCGTCGGTGCCCACGTACTTGACGGTGAAGCCGCCGACCCGCCCGCCGGCCTCGAGCAGCGCGAGCTTCTCGCCGCGGCTGACGGAGGCGGCGCGCTCGCCGGCCTCACCGGTCAGCGGCAGGCTCGAGTAGACGGTGAGGCTGTCGGAACCGGTCGAGGTGCCACGGTTGGGCTCGTCGTCGGAGCCGCCGCAGGCGACGAGCCCGACGGCCCCGGCGCCCACCGCGAGCACGGCGAGGGTCCGCCGGAGCACCGACGGACGCTCGCGACCGGCCGAAAGGCCGGGGCGCGGGGACGCTTCGGACGGCACGACCGGCGGCGCCCGCTGGCTACTGGCGTCCGTTGGACGGCAGGTACTTCGTGCCGATCTGCACGAGGCAGCCGACGAGGACGATCAGCGTCGTGATCATGAAGGCGTCGATCCCCTTGGCGCCGATCGACCAGAGGACGAGCCAGACGACGAGGCCCGCGGTGGAGGTGAGGACGAGCTGCATGCGCGAAGGGTATCCGAGGCGGTCCCGGCCCCGCGTGCCGACCGTCGCGCGCAGGCGCCCGGCGCGCCTGCTGGCGCGCCGGCGGTGGCGCCGGTCAGTGCTCGAGGCCGTCCGCGAGCCCGCGCACGACCGCGCGCACGGCGGCCGCGGGGTCGGCCGCCTCCCCCGCCTCGCGCACGAGGCGGCTGCCGACGATCACGCCGTCCGCACCCGCGTCGGCGGCCTGGCGGGCCTGCTCCGGGGTCGCGATCCCGAAGCCCAGCGCGACCGGGACGTCGGTCGCGGCCTTCGCCCGCGCGACGATCGACCCGAACTGGTCGGCGAGCGCGGCGCGCTCCCCCGTCGTGCCGACGACCGACACCGTGTAGAGGAAGCCGCGGGCCTCCGCGCCGATGCGGCCGAGCCGCTCGTCCGGCGTCGTCGGGGCG
This window encodes:
- a CDS encoding ABC transporter substrate-binding protein; the encoded protein is MKRSFRTANIAAVLAVGALGIAACGDDEESETASTGTTSTAAAETSKGDGQLVVGTLLPSTGDLAFLGPPEFAGVDLAVKDINAAGGVLGKDVTQVKADSGDGTPKIAPGSVDKLLAGKADSIIGAASSSVSLSVIDKITSAGVVQFSPANTSTAFDTYDDKGLYFRTAPSDVLQGNVLGNLVLKDGAKNVAILARQEAYGEALADNVEKTITDQGGKVAAKVLYSVDATSYTSEIQKIKDAKPDAIVLIAFNETTKIIPGFESAGIGPEDVQTYFVDGNTADYGKDFPKGTLTGIKATYPGAELKDDFKERMLEVDPKLKDFTYGPESYDATIMTALAAEAAKDDSGKSIASQLVAISRDGEKCETFEACKALLADGKDIDYDGVSGPVDLNDTGSPSKATIGIFEYEDDNNYKNLEYITGVVE
- a CDS encoding ABC transporter ATP-binding protein gives rise to the protein MAAEPTAERTDAILVADNVSRTFGGLAAVDVEHFEIQRGKITALIGPNGAGKTTFFNLLTGFDEPDTGTWAFNGQQLAGVPPHKVARRGMVRTFQLTKVLSRLTVIENMRLGATGQRGERLLPSLVKSLWSGEEDANTKRADELLQRFKLDAKREDFAGSLSGGQRKLLEMARALMVDPELIMLDEPMAGVNPALKQSLLGHVKSLRDEGRTVLFVEHDMDMVRDISDWVVVMAAGKIVSEGPPDTVMSDPAVIDAYLGAHHDMDLDGEAEATILADAEAELEEQIAEQESEKSE
- a CDS encoding ABC transporter substrate-binding protein, with translation MLRRTLAVLAVGAGAVGLVACGGSDDEPNRGTSTGSDSLTVYSSLPLTGEAGERAASVSRGEKLALLEAGGRVGGFTVKYVGTDDGSTDGPGSDPEKVIANAQTAARDKTAIAFLGGLDGASSAVSIPVLNQATVPQVSPLASYTGLTQADGAAKGEPDKYYPSGRRTFARVVPDDAAHADAAAGLLAERECTSLFVLHDRSLDGRGIADAVTLAAPRQELKIAKTEDVDLDRDVADDEAERLLESGADCLFYGGEVDRRAVALLRVLGTRAPSVRLFATGAPQAEVVARLGAVAQRLVLTSPELDAENLPASGRAFLRTYRERYGREPDPAAIYGYEAMKLVLLGIEAAGERGNDRQAVIDAILDVRDRRSALGTYSITRTGDTTLDRFAVRRLDGERLVVDAVLPSGD
- a CDS encoding ABC transporter ATP-binding protein, with protein sequence MTVDVTSPEGALLRADNLIAGYLPGVNILNGASLHCHEGELIGIIGPNGAGKSTFLKALFGLVNIHEGTVTLRGESITGLRADKLVAAGVGFVPQTNNVFPSLTVGENLEMGVYLDPSKFEQQYAYVSEIFPRLAERRDQRAGSLSGGERQMVAMGRALMMSPSVLLLDEPSAGLSPALQDEVFLRTKTINEAGVSVIMVEQNARRCLQVCDRGYVLDQGKDAYTASGRQLMNDPKVIELYLGTLAKSVS